In a genomic window of Gloeocapsopsis dulcis:
- a CDS encoding RNA-guided endonuclease InsQ/TnpB family protein has protein sequence MLKVVKIRIYPTKEQEISLAKSFGCTRWLWNRFLAQNNEVYKETGKGLSRYDYQKQLPKLKKEFDWIKETYSQCLQVVCLNLSRAFINFFEGRARYPKFKSKHGRQSISYPQNVLLQGDYLKVPKIGDIYALIHREITGKLKTVTISKNPDNKHYACLLLEDDSEEIKPSTEGKAIGLDLGLTDFVVTSDNSKIKQPLWMKQRERNLKRKQQKLARKVEGSKSREKARVLVAKTHSKVARCRGDFLHKLSRKIVNENQVIVVEDLHVKGMVCNPNLSSSISQVGWGTFCTMLKYKAEQEGKVYLEVNRYFPSSKTCHVCLNVVDSLPLDVRSWTCSCCNTNHDRDVNAAINIRNEGLRILASGTGVTAEGGCVSPKRGRKKSTVGQQPVNSEAYAIA, from the coding sequence ATGCTCAAAGTAGTCAAAATTAGGATATATCCAACCAAAGAACAAGAAATATCTTTGGCTAAAAGTTTCGGTTGTACCCGCTGGTTATGGAATCGCTTCTTAGCCCAAAACAACGAAGTGTACAAAGAAACAGGAAAAGGATTATCTAGATATGACTACCAAAAGCAACTACCAAAACTCAAAAAGGAGTTTGACTGGATAAAAGAAACCTATTCACAGTGTTTGCAAGTTGTTTGTTTGAATCTGAGCCGTGCTTTTATCAATTTCTTTGAAGGTAGAGCAAGATATCCGAAATTCAAGTCTAAACACGGCAGACAATCAATAAGTTATCCTCAAAACGTCCTCCTCCAAGGAGATTATCTCAAAGTTCCCAAGATAGGGGATATTTACGCGCTAATTCATCGGGAAATTACCGGAAAACTCAAGACTGTAACAATTTCTAAGAACCCTGACAATAAGCATTACGCTTGTTTGTTACTTGAAGATGATTCAGAAGAAATTAAACCTTCTACTGAAGGTAAAGCAATAGGTCTTGATTTAGGATTGACAGATTTTGTAGTAACTTCTGACAACTCTAAAATCAAACAGCCATTATGGATGAAACAGCGCGAAAGAAACTTAAAGCGCAAGCAACAAAAACTAGCTCGTAAAGTGGAAGGCTCTAAAAGTAGAGAAAAAGCTAGAGTATTAGTTGCGAAAACTCATTCAAAAGTTGCTCGTTGTCGTGGAGATTTTCTACACAAGCTATCCCGCAAGATAGTTAACGAAAACCAAGTGATTGTTGTAGAGGACTTACACGTAAAAGGGATGGTATGTAACCCTAACTTGTCGTCATCAATTAGCCAAGTAGGTTGGGGGACGTTTTGTACCATGCTCAAATACAAGGCAGAGCAAGAAGGTAAAGTTTACTTAGAAGTCAATCGCTACTTTCCTTCTAGCAAAACTTGTCATGTCTGCCTAAATGTTGTTGATAGCTTGCCATTAGATGTTAGGTCGTGGACTTGCAGTTGTTGTAATACAAATCATGATAGGGATGTCAACGCTGCTATCAATATTAGAAATGAAGGCTTGCGGATATTAGCTTCGGGAACCGGAGTTACTGCGGAAGGAGGCTGTGTAAGTCCTAAGCGCGGACGTAAAAAATCCACGGTTGGGCAACAGCCTGTGAATTCCGAAGCCTACGCCATAGCTTAG
- a CDS encoding SDR family NAD(P)-dependent oxidoreductase — protein MSDMTRRRILAGLGTTGVAGAIATTNTQGNTQKPISANTNTNFKGRFTDKVVLITGATSGIGEATARAFAQEGAIIHFCGRREKLGEKVAQSINAAGGRASYQRADVRQEQDVASFIDTCISKYGRINVAFNNAGIESKPATIADRTLADWMDVMMTNATGIFLSMKHEIPVMLKQGGGVIINNASVSGHVGFATIAPYSTSKHAAIALTKVAALEYADKNIRINSISPGAVDTPMLRRALAAWKTNFETVAEDYPIKRIVAANEIAKIVLWLSSADPTCIVGADIDATGGYLTK, from the coding sequence ATGTCAGATATGACTCGTCGAAGAATACTTGCGGGGCTTGGGACAACAGGCGTTGCTGGTGCGATCGCTACTACAAACACCCAAGGCAACACCCAAAAACCGATTTCAGCAAATACTAATACCAACTTTAAAGGTAGATTTACTGATAAAGTTGTCCTGATTACGGGTGCTACTTCTGGTATTGGTGAAGCAACAGCGCGGGCGTTTGCGCAGGAAGGCGCGATCATTCATTTTTGCGGTCGTCGAGAGAAACTAGGTGAAAAAGTTGCCCAAAGCATCAATGCTGCTGGAGGACGTGCTAGCTACCAAAGAGCCGATGTGCGTCAGGAACAAGATGTGGCATCATTTATTGACACGTGTATTTCCAAGTACGGTCGCATTAACGTTGCCTTTAATAACGCAGGAATTGAAAGTAAACCTGCTACCATCGCCGATCGCACTTTGGCAGATTGGATGGATGTGATGATGACAAATGCGACAGGGATTTTTCTGTCTATGAAACATGAAATTCCTGTAATGCTCAAGCAGGGAGGCGGTGTCATTATCAACAATGCTTCGGTTTCCGGGCATGTTGGTTTTGCAACGATCGCGCCTTATAGTACCAGTAAACACGCAGCGATCGCACTTACCAAAGTTGCCGCGCTGGAGTACGCTGACAAAAATATTCGCATTAATTCTATTTCTCCTGGTGCTGTAGATACACCCATGTTGCGCCGCGCTTTAGCCGCATGGAAAACTAATTTTGAGACGGTTGCCGAAGATTATCCTATCAAGCGTATTGTCGCCGCAAACGAAATTGCAAAAATTGTCCTGTGGTTAAGTTCTGCTGATCCTACCTGCATTGTTGGTGCTGACATTGATGCCACAGGTGGCTATCTCACCAAGTAA
- a CDS encoding glycosyltransferase family 2 protein gives MKSLVIAGSAEQNGFAVDSPDVSVVVPIYNEVESLPHLIEAIASSLRHSQYSYEVICVDDGSRDGSADWLKQQALLRPDLRAVLLRRNYGQTAAMAAGFNYALGKAIVTLDGDLQNDPADIPLLLAKLEEGYDLVSGWRHKRQDAALTRLLPSKIANWLIARVTGVQLHDYGCSLKAYRAELVKDMHLYGELHRFLPALAFIEGARITELPVRHHARRFGQSKYGLWRTFRVLMDLLTIWFMKTFLTRPMHVFGLFGLTSMLLGTLIGLYLTFLKLGLGQSIGNRPLLILAVVLFIAGVQLFCFGLLAELLMRTYHESQGRPIYRVREVVGKNIK, from the coding sequence ATGAAAAGCTTAGTTATTGCGGGGAGTGCGGAACAGAATGGGTTTGCGGTGGATAGCCCTGATGTTTCGGTAGTGGTGCCGATTTATAACGAGGTGGAGAGTTTGCCGCATTTGATTGAGGCGATCGCTTCGAGTTTGCGGCACTCGCAGTATAGTTATGAAGTTATTTGTGTTGATGATGGTTCGCGGGATGGTTCGGCGGATTGGTTGAAGCAGCAAGCATTACTGCGTCCTGATTTGCGGGCTGTGTTGTTGCGGCGCAATTATGGGCAAACTGCAGCGATGGCTGCGGGGTTTAATTATGCTTTGGGTAAGGCGATCGTGACGTTGGATGGTGACTTGCAGAATGATCCGGCGGATATTCCGTTGTTGCTTGCTAAGTTAGAGGAAGGATATGACTTAGTGAGTGGTTGGCGTCACAAACGGCAGGATGCGGCTTTGACGCGGTTGTTGCCTTCTAAAATTGCGAATTGGTTGATTGCGCGAGTGACTGGGGTACAGTTACATGATTATGGTTGTTCTTTGAAAGCATATCGTGCGGAACTTGTCAAGGATATGCACTTGTATGGGGAGTTACACCGCTTTCTCCCTGCTTTGGCTTTTATTGAAGGGGCGCGAATTACTGAACTGCCAGTACGTCACCATGCACGGCGTTTTGGTCAGAGTAAGTATGGCTTGTGGCGCACGTTTCGGGTGTTGATGGATTTGTTAACGATCTGGTTTATGAAAACGTTCCTGACGCGCCCGATGCACGTTTTTGGTTTGTTTGGGCTGACTTCGATGCTATTGGGGACTTTAATTGGTTTGTATTTGACGTTCTTGAAGCTGGGTTTAGGGCAGAGTATTGGGAATCGTCCGCTGTTGATTTTGGCAGTTGTGTTGTTTATCGCTGGGGTGCAACTTTTTTGCTTTGGCTTGTTGGCAGAGTTGCTGATGCGTACTTATCACGAATCTCAAGGACGACCTATCTATCGCGTGCGAGAGGTTGTCGGCAAAAATATTAAGTAA
- a CDS encoding aldo/keto reductase translates to MKLLHLLFRNALLGHTGLVVSRLAFGAMTFGQGELVPGVTNNIDQTVADQMVKRALDTGINLFDTADAYTGGQSEIMLGKALGGRRHDVIIATKVGFRTGNALTDTGLSYRHIIASAEASLKRLGTDYIDLYQLHIPDPLTPIKETVRALDDLVRQGKVRYIGFSNFPAWKAALMLGIQKSKDYTRFVAAQMYYSLLGRDLEHEIVPFVEDTDIGILVWSPLASGFLSGKYTREAPVPEDSRRKNFQFPPVDVEKGYAVVEVLQEIAQNHHASPAQVAIAWILTKPFISSVIIGANKMHHLEDNLGASEIKLSAHEIEKLETLTQPQPIYPGWMQSMGWDGKVKAALDS, encoded by the coding sequence ATGAAGCTACTTCATCTTTTATTTAGAAATGCGCTCTTAGGACACACAGGTTTAGTAGTTTCTAGACTTGCCTTTGGTGCAATGACATTTGGACAAGGCGAACTCGTTCCAGGCGTCACCAACAATATCGATCAAACCGTCGCAGATCAAATGGTTAAACGCGCCTTAGATACAGGGATAAACCTTTTTGATACCGCTGATGCTTATACAGGCGGACAGTCAGAAATCATGTTAGGTAAAGCCTTAGGAGGTCGTCGTCATGATGTTATTATCGCTACCAAAGTTGGATTTCGTACTGGAAATGCCCTGACTGATACAGGACTTTCTTATCGTCACATCATTGCCTCCGCTGAAGCTAGTTTAAAGCGACTCGGTACCGATTACATCGACCTTTATCAACTACATATTCCCGATCCTTTAACACCAATTAAAGAAACAGTACGCGCCTTGGATGATTTGGTAAGACAAGGTAAAGTCCGCTACATCGGCTTTTCTAATTTTCCCGCTTGGAAAGCTGCGCTGATGTTAGGGATTCAGAAGAGTAAGGACTACACTCGGTTTGTAGCAGCACAAATGTATTATTCCTTGTTAGGGCGCGATCTTGAGCATGAAATTGTGCCGTTTGTGGAAGACACAGATATCGGAATTTTAGTGTGGAGTCCGCTTGCGAGTGGATTTTTGAGTGGTAAATACACCCGCGAAGCACCTGTACCTGAAGATTCCCGACGCAAAAACTTTCAGTTTCCCCCAGTGGATGTGGAGAAGGGTTACGCAGTGGTAGAAGTGCTACAGGAAATTGCCCAAAATCATCATGCATCACCTGCACAAGTTGCGATCGCCTGGATTCTTACTAAACCCTTTATCTCCTCTGTCATTATTGGTGCTAACAAAATGCATCATCTGGAGGACAATTTAGGTGCATCTGAAATAAAACTATCTGCGCACGAGATCGAAAAACTTGAGACTCTTACTCAGCCTCAACCGATATATCCAGGTTGGATGCAATCAATGGGCTGGGATGGGAAGGTAAAAGCAGCACTTGACTCCTAG
- a CDS encoding iron-containing alcohol dehydrogenase family protein produces MNQTTQTATNIQTLAVAPARVMRGTKILSQSGEEIAQLGNRPLIVGGDRTLAITLPVLQPVLEQQLQVATADYGSNSSEASLAALKKTVAAHQADLIIGVGGGKALDTAKLLAYHCNLPVVTIPTSAATCAAWTALSNIYTDDGGFLYDVSLSRCPNLVLLDYDLIQTAPQHTLVAGIGDALAKWYEASISSAHSEDTLTIAAVQQARVLRDILFQKSVTAIQEPGSAVWREVVDATVLLAGVIGGLGGAQCRTVAAHAVHNGLTHLHIHEVGGSPVVVRRGLSDHSIHGEKVAYGILVQLRLEEMLQGNQLAATARQQLLKFYNEIGLPKTLHELGMGSITIEDLQRCVEIACDQKSDIHRLPFKVAPEQLMAAMVSTTAPTTSNTLNPAVRMIPDEVSE; encoded by the coding sequence ATGAATCAAACGACACAAACTGCTACTAACATCCAGACGCTTGCTGTTGCACCCGCACGAGTGATGCGCGGTACAAAGATTTTGTCGCAATCAGGAGAAGAAATCGCCCAACTCGGTAATCGTCCCTTAATTGTGGGAGGCGATCGCACTCTTGCTATTACCTTACCCGTACTACAACCTGTATTAGAGCAGCAGTTACAAGTTGCCACAGCTGATTATGGTTCTAATTCAAGCGAAGCAAGTTTAGCCGCCTTAAAAAAAACTGTAGCCGCGCATCAAGCCGATTTAATTATTGGTGTAGGGGGTGGTAAAGCCCTCGATACAGCAAAATTACTCGCGTATCATTGCAATTTACCTGTCGTTACTATCCCAACATCTGCAGCAACGTGTGCTGCTTGGACAGCACTTTCTAACATTTACACCGATGACGGCGGTTTTCTTTACGATGTCAGCTTATCGCGTTGTCCCAATTTAGTGCTACTCGATTATGACTTGATCCAAACAGCACCTCAGCATACCTTAGTTGCCGGAATTGGTGATGCCTTAGCAAAGTGGTACGAAGCTTCTATTAGTAGCGCTCATTCTGAAGATACTTTAACCATCGCCGCAGTACAACAAGCAAGAGTATTACGCGATATTCTCTTTCAAAAATCCGTAACTGCAATTCAAGAACCAGGAAGCGCGGTATGGCGTGAAGTTGTCGATGCAACGGTATTACTTGCTGGTGTCATTGGTGGACTGGGTGGGGCACAATGTCGGACTGTTGCCGCCCACGCGGTACATAATGGGTTGACACATCTGCACATTCATGAAGTCGGAGGAAGCCCCGTCGTTGTACGGCGGGGTCTCTCTGACCACAGCATTCATGGTGAAAAAGTTGCCTACGGTATTTTGGTACAACTACGTTTAGAAGAAATGCTGCAAGGCAATCAACTAGCGGCAACAGCACGGCAACAATTACTCAAATTTTACAACGAAATTGGGTTGCCAAAAACGTTGCATGAATTGGGCATGGGGAGTATTACAATAGAAGACCTACAAAGGTGTGTAGAAATAGCCTGCGATCAAAAGTCAGATATTCACCGACTACCCTTTAAGGTTGCACCGGAACAACTTATGGCAGCAATGGTTTCTACAACAGCACCAACTACGAGTAATACCCTCAATCCTGCTGTAAGGATGATTCCCGATGAGGTAAGTGAATGA
- the moaC gene encoding cyclic pyranopterin monophosphate synthase MoaC gives MEQISQNASNLTHLDSQGQAQMVDVSHKASTVRQAVAAASVRMLSETFATIQAGNAPKGDVLGTASLAGIMAAKQTANLIPLCHPLPLHKVEVQIEPDSQLPGYQITAMVKTKAETGVEMEALTAVSVAALTLYDMAKALEKSISIESIRLVSKSGGKSGDYHQSE, from the coding sequence ATGGAACAAATTTCTCAAAATGCTTCTAACTTGACTCACTTGGATAGCCAGGGACAAGCGCAAATGGTTGATGTCTCGCACAAAGCGTCAACTGTGCGTCAAGCCGTCGCTGCTGCAAGTGTGAGAATGCTAAGCGAAACTTTTGCCACAATCCAGGCAGGAAACGCCCCCAAAGGTGATGTTCTAGGAACTGCAAGTCTTGCAGGAATTATGGCAGCTAAGCAGACAGCGAATTTAATTCCGTTGTGTCACCCTTTACCGTTACACAAAGTAGAAGTGCAGATTGAGCCAGATTCGCAGTTACCTGGTTATCAAATCACTGCAATGGTTAAAACCAAAGCTGAAACGGGTGTCGAAATGGAGGCTTTAACAGCAGTTTCAGTTGCGGCGCTTACTTTGTACGACATGGCAAAAGCTTTAGAAAAGTCAATCTCGATTGAATCAATCCGCTTAGTTAGTAAATCCGGTGGTAAATCGGGAGATTATCATCAAAGTGAGTAG
- a CDS encoding serine hydrolase — protein MTFFLQDEQLKNLGDRILQATWAEFPQLNQNSLALTWIVYDSPVPVNTGGALSPNAFWNYQVRGFSYRGDERIYPASVVKLFYLVAIHEWLENGMVQTSGELERAMRDMIVDSSNDATSLVVDVLSGTTSGPELPPGPFETWKSQRNIVNRYFQSLGWEEIEKINVNQKTWCEGPYGRERMYLGEMMQNRNMLTTNATARLLHGIIGGVAVSSERSQAMMALLQRNLKQIATDVEENQVTGFLGAGLPDNAQLWSKAGWTSQVRNDAAYIEIPGKQPYLLVVFVEDRAHSQNQQLLRFISQQVVREVGEEV, from the coding sequence ATGACTTTTTTCTTACAAGACGAACAACTTAAAAATCTCGGCGATCGCATTTTACAAGCAACTTGGGCAGAATTTCCGCAATTAAATCAAAATTCCCTGGCTTTGACATGGATTGTCTACGACTCCCCAGTTCCAGTAAACACTGGCGGGGCTTTAAGTCCTAACGCTTTTTGGAATTACCAAGTACGGGGATTTAGCTATCGTGGCGACGAACGGATTTATCCCGCAAGTGTCGTCAAATTGTTTTACCTCGTTGCTATCCACGAATGGTTAGAAAATGGGATGGTACAGACTTCGGGTGAGTTAGAACGGGCAATGCGCGATATGATTGTTGATTCGAGTAACGATGCGACAAGTTTAGTCGTAGACGTTCTTAGTGGTACAACAAGTGGTCCCGAATTGCCACCAGGACCTTTTGAAACTTGGAAATCGCAGCGTAATATTGTCAACCGCTACTTTCAGTCGTTGGGCTGGGAAGAAATCGAAAAGATTAATGTGAATCAAAAAACTTGGTGTGAAGGTCCCTACGGGCGCGAGAGAATGTATTTAGGCGAGATGATGCAAAATCGCAATATGCTGACAACGAATGCAACGGCGCGGCTATTGCACGGTATTATAGGCGGGGTGGCGGTATCAAGTGAGCGATCGCAGGCGATGATGGCTTTACTGCAACGCAATCTTAAACAGATAGCTACAGATGTAGAGGAAAATCAAGTTACAGGTTTTTTAGGTGCGGGTTTACCGGATAATGCCCAGTTGTGGTCAAAAGCAGGGTGGACGAGTCAAGTCCGCAATGACGCGGCTTATATTGAGATTCCTGGCAAGCAACCTTATCTTTTAGTCGTGTTTGTTGAAGATAGGGCGCATAGTCAGAATCAGCAGCTTTTACGGTTTATTTCGCAGCAGGTTGTGCGGGAAGTTGGAGAGGAGGTTTAA
- a CDS encoding IS5 family transposase, with product MVLSPQTRQFYRAKERAAKRYSSDLTDQEWEVIRPLLPSRSQGRGRKQQVDEREILNGIFYQLRNGCIWSDLPKDLPAWQTVYKYFRRWQRKGVWQQIHDQLRQSVRGAAGRNPHASAGCIDSQTVKTTEKRGRSTASTVAN from the coding sequence ATGGTTCTCTCCCCGCAAACTCGCCAGTTTTATCGAGCTAAAGAACGTGCTGCCAAGCGCTATAGCAGTGATTTAACAGATCAAGAATGGGAAGTGATTCGCCCCCTGCTGCCCTCTCGTTCTCAAGGTCGAGGTCGCAAACAACAGGTCGATGAACGAGAGATCCTTAATGGTATCTTCTACCAACTTCGCAATGGTTGTATCTGGAGTGATTTGCCCAAAGACCTGCCTGCTTGGCAGACGGTGTACAAGTATTTTCGGCGTTGGCAACGCAAGGGGGTATGGCAGCAGATCCATGACCAACTACGGCAATCAGTCCGGGGTGCTGCTGGAAGAAATCCTCATGCTAGTGCAGGTTGTATCGACAGTCAAACCGTCAAAACGACGGAAAAAAGGGGGAGGTCTACGGCTTCGACGGTGGCAAATTAG
- a CDS encoding NlpC/P60 family protein, producing MTATELQVTEYQCQTHLNIYDSPQCDRLATQAAAGRHLQVLSTEDSAIEVCLCEDDYPGWLKISDIAELVVATEAYQAKFVAEAEIRNLVPQVIAFTQIAMQQPNYYLWGGTVGPNYDCSGLMQAAFASVGVWLPRDAYQQEGFTPAVAVTEVLLGDLVFFGVEKATHVGLYLGEGCYIHSSGEKMGRNGIGIDRLSEQGDEVSRSYYKQLRGAGRIIESYEPQRRKGHKG from the coding sequence ATGACCGCAACAGAGTTACAAGTAACTGAGTATCAGTGTCAAACGCATCTGAATATCTATGATTCTCCTCAGTGCGATCGCTTGGCAACACAAGCCGCAGCAGGACGTCATTTGCAGGTATTGTCTACAGAAGATTCTGCGATTGAGGTGTGTTTGTGTGAAGATGATTATCCTGGCTGGCTGAAAATTTCTGATATTGCTGAATTGGTAGTTGCAACTGAGGCGTATCAAGCTAAGTTTGTGGCAGAAGCGGAAATTAGAAACTTAGTTCCGCAAGTCATTGCGTTTACTCAAATCGCGATGCAACAGCCAAATTATTACCTTTGGGGTGGTACGGTAGGACCAAATTACGATTGTTCGGGTTTGATGCAGGCGGCGTTTGCTTCAGTGGGTGTTTGGTTGCCTAGAGATGCGTATCAGCAAGAGGGATTTACGCCAGCAGTTGCGGTAACGGAGGTGCTACTAGGAGATTTGGTGTTTTTTGGGGTTGAAAAGGCGACTCATGTAGGACTTTATTTGGGGGAGGGTTGTTATATTCATAGTTCTGGGGAGAAGATGGGGCGAAATGGAATTGGAATTGATCGGTTGTCGGAACAAGGGGATGAGGTGAGTCGATCGTATTATAAGCAACTAAGGGGTGCTGGAAGGATTATTGAGAGTTACGAACCACAAAGACGCAAAGGACACAAAGGGTAG
- a CDS encoding Ycf51 family protein: protein MITTSEFFQLTQWAGITTLIVAVLAIVGFLFKWGVRFQLVGVTGFMAVLTAGLFALSLVPIMRTVIPGAVRFSVVYDNGATQAVIAVPPTITETELEATLRQAASDLFSYGRLGSDQDQLNIRARAIIHPELGVSQPLYVGNVKRSLRDREDVTIEIFPEKLAQLPKSSA, encoded by the coding sequence ATGATCACAACATCTGAATTTTTTCAACTCACGCAATGGGCAGGTATCACGACACTGATTGTCGCGGTGTTAGCAATCGTCGGTTTTCTCTTTAAATGGGGTGTGCGGTTTCAGTTGGTGGGAGTTACAGGCTTCATGGCAGTACTGACAGCAGGTTTATTCGCCCTCAGTTTAGTCCCCATTATGCGCACAGTCATTCCTGGTGCAGTACGGTTTTCGGTAGTATACGACAATGGGGCAACGCAAGCAGTCATTGCTGTACCGCCAACAATTACCGAAACTGAATTAGAAGCAACGCTACGGCAAGCAGCCAGCGATTTATTCTCCTATGGTCGCTTAGGTAGCGATCAAGATCAACTCAATATTCGGGCACGGGCAATTATTCATCCTGAATTGGGAGTTTCCCAACCATTGTATGTGGGAAATGTTAAGCGATCGCTCCGAGATCGTGAAGACGTCACAATCGAAATTTTTCCCGAAAAATTGGCGCAATTACCTAAATCTTCCGCATAA
- a CDS encoding Uma2 family endonuclease: MTKTPVKLTLEEYKTYTDGTDKRYELEDGVLLEMPPATGKHEAIMTLLLIYFYTEIQKLGLALQVRPSGTEVQTTNEQSRRPDVCIITNEQAQSIENVSAIIQTPPPLVVEVVSPEWIDRDYHRKTLEYATVGIPEYWIVDPLTNQVTVCLLDRGSYQRIVYEANQQIVSKLLPQLQLTAQQILSA; this comes from the coding sequence ATGACTAAAACGCCAGTAAAGCTGACGTTGGAGGAGTACAAAACTTACACGGATGGCACCGACAAGCGTTATGAACTTGAGGATGGAGTATTGCTAGAAATGCCTCCTGCGACTGGTAAGCACGAGGCGATCATGACTTTGCTGTTAATTTACTTTTATACCGAAATCCAAAAGTTAGGGTTAGCTTTACAAGTTCGTCCGAGTGGTACAGAAGTACAAACAACAAACGAACAGTCCCGACGACCTGATGTTTGTATCATTACGAATGAACAAGCGCAAAGCATCGAAAATGTTTCGGCGATTATCCAAACTCCACCACCGCTAGTTGTCGAAGTTGTCAGTCCAGAGTGGATTGATAGAGACTATCATCGTAAAACTTTGGAATATGCAACTGTCGGCATCCCTGAATATTGGATTGTTGATCCGCTAACGAATCAAGTGACGGTGTGTTTACTGGATCGCGGAAGTTATCAACGAATAGTGTACGAGGCGAATCAACAGATTGTGTCTAAACTTTTACCGCAATTACAACTGACAGCACAGCAAATCTTGTCAGCTTAA
- a CDS encoding nuclear transport factor 2 family protein, translated as MRPILVSWTIPGHHPLAGTKRGVDEVLAFFQQLAKAKFQAEVLFLGGNDTYVVDVHRGWSNLAQNNIDQLWALLFRIDNSRIIEATNFPSNQHAADAFFWQAYQLKPIPDRLAN; from the coding sequence TTGCGCCCAATATTAGTTAGTTGGACAATTCCTGGGCATCATCCCCTAGCAGGAACCAAACGCGGAGTCGATGAAGTGTTAGCGTTTTTTCAACAGTTAGCAAAGGCAAAATTTCAGGCTGAGGTTTTGTTTTTGGGTGGTAACGATACTTATGTTGTTGATGTGCATCGTGGCTGGAGTAATTTAGCACAAAATAATATCGATCAACTATGGGCATTGCTGTTTCGTATTGACAATAGTCGCATTATTGAAGCTACTAATTTTCCTAGTAATCAACACGCTGCTGATGCATTCTTCTGGCAGGCTTATCAGCTAAAACCAATTCCAGATCGCCTAGCAAACTAA
- a CDS encoding aspartate aminotransferase: protein MSLNWSPADRIQKLPPYVFARLDELKAKAREQGLDLIDLGMGNPDGATPQPVVEAAIAALQNSKNHGYPPFEGTASFRRAITDWYYRRYAVKLDPDSEALPLLGSKEGLAHLAIAYINPGDVVLVPSPAYPAHFRAPAIAGGEVYSLNLSPENDWLIDLSKIPEAVAQKAKILYFNYPSNPTGATAPREFFTEIVAFARKYEILLVHDLCYAELAFDGYQPTSLLEISGAKEIGVEFHTLSKTYNMAGWRVGFVVGNRHIIQGLRTLKTNLDYGIFAALQTAAETALQLPDVYLHEVQQRYQQRRDFLIQGLAELGWDIPKTKATMYLWVPCPKDTTSTNFALDVLQQTGVVVTPGNAFGSSGEGYVRISLIAECDRLQEVINRFKQASICYAEGVRVG, encoded by the coding sequence ATGAGTTTGAATTGGAGTCCAGCCGATCGCATCCAAAAATTGCCCCCATATGTTTTTGCCCGCTTAGACGAACTCAAAGCCAAAGCGCGGGAACAAGGGCTGGATTTAATTGATTTGGGGATGGGAAACCCTGATGGCGCGACACCGCAACCTGTGGTAGAAGCTGCGATCGCCGCCTTGCAAAACTCAAAAAATCACGGTTATCCTCCATTTGAAGGCACTGCCAGTTTCCGACGGGCAATTACCGATTGGTATTATCGTCGTTATGCAGTGAAACTCGATCCCGACAGTGAAGCATTACCGTTACTCGGTTCCAAAGAAGGACTAGCACACTTAGCGATCGCTTATATTAATCCAGGCGATGTTGTTTTAGTTCCTTCTCCCGCGTATCCCGCACATTTTCGCGCCCCTGCGATCGCTGGTGGTGAAGTCTATAGCTTAAATCTGTCACCAGAAAACGATTGGTTAATTGATTTATCAAAAATTCCCGAAGCCGTTGCCCAAAAAGCCAAAATTCTGTATTTTAACTATCCCAGCAATCCTACTGGGGCGACTGCACCACGAGAATTTTTTACTGAAATTGTCGCCTTCGCCCGCAAATACGAAATATTATTAGTCCACGATTTGTGCTACGCTGAACTCGCCTTTGATGGCTATCAACCCACTAGCTTACTCGAAATTTCAGGTGCTAAAGAAATCGGCGTTGAATTTCATACACTTTCTAAAACCTACAATATGGCAGGTTGGCGCGTCGGGTTTGTTGTCGGAAATCGCCACATTATTCAAGGTTTACGCACACTCAAAACTAACTTAGACTACGGGATTTTTGCCGCACTCCAAACCGCTGCTGAAACTGCACTACAACTCCCCGACGTTTATTTACACGAAGTACAACAACGTTATCAACAACGCCGCGATTTCCTCATTCAAGGATTAGCTGAACTTGGATGGGATATTCCCAAAACAAAAGCAACAATGTATTTGTGGGTACCTTGTCCCAAAGACACGACTTCAACAAATTTTGCCCTCGACGTACTACAGCAAACTGGAGTTGTTGTCACCCCTGGAAACGCTTTTGGTTCCTCCGGTGAAGGCTACGTTCGGATTAGTTTAATTGCCGAGTGCGATCGCCTCCAAGAAGTGATTAATCGCTTCAAACAAGCAAGTATTTGCTATGCGGAAGGGGTCAGGGTAGGATAA